One genomic segment of Gasterosteus aculeatus chromosome 6, fGasAcu3.hap1.1, whole genome shotgun sequence includes these proteins:
- the ntpcr gene encoding LOW QUALITY PROTEIN: cancer-related nucleoside-triphosphatase (The sequence of the model RefSeq protein was modified relative to this genomic sequence to represent the inferred CDS: inserted 1 base in 1 codon): MRQLDVSGXRRAASPEMFKHVFLTGPPGVGKTTLVQKACEALVSSGTAVGGFYTEEVRDGGRRVGFDVVTVTGERAQLSRVRDPAASPRGGREHTVGQYVVDLPSFENVALPLFRNVGSADGGGGGKVFVIDEIGKMELFSQSFVGAVRRTLDGSSCTILGTIPVPTGRPLGLVEEVRGRRDVKVFTVSKENRNDILRDILATLQDCLTHST, translated from the exons ATGCGTCAACTCGATGTGTCCG AGCGCCGAGCTGCGTCACCTGAAATGTTCAAACACGTTTTTCTGACGGGACCTCCAG GCGTGGGTAAAACCACTCTGGTCCAGAAAGCCTGCGAGGCTTTGGTGTCATCGGGGACGGCAGTGGGAGGCTTTTACACCGAGGAGGTCAGGGACGGAGGCCGGAGAGTCGGCTTTGATGTCGTCACGGTGACGGGAGAGAGGGCCCAGCTGTCCAGAGTCAG AGACCCGGCCGCTTCGCCTCGTGGCGGGCGGGAACACACCGTGGGGCAGTACGTGGTCGACTTGCCGTCGTTTGAAAACGTGGCGCTCCCCCTCTTCAGAAAC GTAGGGTCGGCGGACGGAGGCGGTGGCGGCAAGGTGTTTGTCATTGACGAGATTGGCAAGATGGAGCTCTTCAGCCAGTCGTTTGTCGGGGCCGTGAGACGGACTTTGGACGGCTCCTCCTGCACCATCCTGGGCACCATCCCCGTCCCCACGGGCAGACCGCTGGGTCTCGTGGAAGAGGTGCGGGGCAGGAGGGATGTCAAGGTCTTCact GTGTCGAAGGAGAACAGAAATGACATTTTACGAGACATTCTCGCAACACTTCAAGACTGTCTAACACACAGCACCTAA